The Streptomyces sp. NBC_00224 genome has a window encoding:
- the moaC gene encoding cyclic pyranopterin monophosphate synthase MoaC encodes MSTQGRLTHIDEAGAARMVDVSEKDVTARTARASGRVRVSPRVIELLRGEGVPKGDALATARIAGIMGAKRTPDLIPLCHPLAVSGVKLDLTVADDAVEILATVRTTDRTGVEMEALTAVSVAALTVVDMVKAVDKAAVITDVRVEEKTGGKSGDWSRPEPEEATP; translated from the coding sequence ATGAGTACGCAAGGCAGGCTGACCCACATCGACGAGGCGGGCGCGGCCCGTATGGTCGATGTCTCCGAGAAGGACGTGACGGCCCGCACCGCGCGCGCGAGCGGACGCGTACGCGTCTCGCCGCGCGTGATCGAGCTGCTGCGCGGCGAGGGCGTGCCCAAGGGCGACGCCCTGGCGACCGCCCGGATCGCCGGAATCATGGGCGCCAAGCGCACCCCGGACCTGATCCCGCTCTGCCACCCGCTCGCGGTGTCCGGGGTGAAGCTGGACCTCACGGTCGCGGACGACGCGGTGGAGATCCTGGCGACGGTGCGGACCACCGACCGCACGGGCGTCGAGATGGAGGCGCTGACCGCCGTGTCGGTGGCCGCCTTGACCGTCGTCGACATGGTGAAGGCCGTGGACAAGGCGGCCGTCATCACGGACGTGCGGGTCGAGGAGAAGACCGGCGGCAAGTCCGGCGACTGGTCCCGCCCCGAGCCGGAAGAGGCCACACCGTGA
- a CDS encoding flavin-containing monooxygenase, producing MVQHEREPEHVRVAVIGSGFGGLGAAVRLRREGITDFVVLERAGSVGGTWRDNSYPGCACDVPSHLYSFSFAPNPDWPRTFSGQEHIRAYLEHVADTFRLRSHLRFDHEVTMMRWDGEQLYWVVECANGATFHADVVVSATGPLSDPKMPEIPGLDSFPGKVFHSARWDHDYDLRGKRVAMIGTGASAIQIVPAIQPRVRNLTLFQRTPPWVMPRVDRAITAPERWLHRQLPFTGAARRGLLWGIRELQVSAFTKRPNELGLVESLAKRNMARAIKDPALRAKLTPDYRIGCKRILLSSEYYPTLAKPNVDLVASGLSEVRGSTLVAADGTETEVDAIIFGTGFHVTDMPIADRVVGADGRTLAETWKGGMESLRGATAAGFPNWMTIIGPNTGLGNSSMILMIESQLSYMADYLRQLDVLGGRVALAARPSAVGAWNRRVQERMKRTVWNTGGCTSWYLDASGRNTTIWPGTTGEFRKAVREVDLGEYEVVRARAAEPAPAAPKPRKGRKASGAGAPEAVAS from the coding sequence ATGGTCCAGCACGAGCGCGAGCCCGAGCACGTACGGGTGGCGGTGATCGGGTCCGGATTCGGTGGGCTCGGGGCCGCGGTCCGGCTGCGGCGGGAGGGGATCACCGACTTCGTCGTCCTGGAGCGGGCCGGGTCGGTCGGCGGGACCTGGCGGGACAACAGCTATCCCGGGTGCGCCTGCGACGTACCGTCCCATCTGTACTCGTTCTCCTTCGCGCCCAACCCGGACTGGCCGCGCACGTTCTCCGGGCAGGAGCACATCCGGGCCTATCTGGAGCACGTCGCCGACACCTTCCGGCTGCGCTCCCACCTCCGCTTCGACCACGAAGTGACGATGATGCGGTGGGACGGCGAGCAGCTGTACTGGGTCGTCGAGTGCGCCAACGGCGCCACCTTCCACGCCGATGTCGTCGTCTCCGCGACCGGGCCGCTCTCCGACCCCAAGATGCCCGAGATCCCCGGCCTCGACTCCTTCCCCGGCAAGGTCTTCCACTCCGCCCGCTGGGACCACGACTACGACCTGCGCGGCAAGCGCGTCGCCATGATCGGCACCGGCGCCTCCGCGATCCAGATCGTCCCGGCCATCCAGCCGCGGGTCCGCAACCTCACGCTCTTCCAGCGCACCCCGCCCTGGGTCATGCCGCGTGTGGACCGGGCGATCACCGCGCCCGAGCGCTGGCTGCACCGGCAGCTGCCGTTCACCGGGGCCGCGCGCCGCGGACTGCTGTGGGGCATCCGGGAGTTGCAGGTCAGCGCGTTCACCAAGCGCCCCAACGAGCTGGGCCTCGTCGAGTCGCTGGCCAAGCGGAACATGGCCCGGGCCATCAAGGACCCGGCCCTGCGCGCCAAGCTGACACCGGACTACCGCATCGGCTGCAAGCGGATCCTGCTGTCGAGCGAGTACTACCCGACGCTCGCCAAGCCCAATGTGGACCTCGTCGCCTCCGGGCTCAGCGAGGTGCGCGGCTCCACGCTGGTGGCGGCCGACGGGACCGAGACCGAGGTCGACGCGATCATCTTCGGTACCGGGTTCCACGTCACCGACATGCCGATCGCCGACCGCGTGGTCGGCGCGGACGGGCGCACGCTCGCGGAGACGTGGAAGGGCGGCATGGAGTCGCTGCGCGGCGCCACCGCCGCCGGGTTCCCCAACTGGATGACGATCATCGGGCCCAACACCGGTCTCGGGAACTCCTCGATGATCCTGATGATCGAGTCGCAGCTCAGCTATATGGCCGACTATCTGCGGCAGTTGGACGTCCTCGGCGGCCGCGTCGCGCTCGCCGCCCGGCCGTCCGCCGTCGGCGCCTGGAACCGGCGCGTCCAGGAGCGCATGAAGCGGACCGTGTGGAACACCGGCGGCTGCACCAGCTGGTACCTGGACGCGAGCGGGCGCAACACCACCATCTGGCCCGGCACGACCGGCGAGTTCCGCAAGGCGGTCCGCGAGGTCGACCTCGGGGAGTACGAGGTGGTCCGCGCCCGGGCCGCCGAGCCCGCCCCGGCGGCGCCGAAGCCGCGCAAGGGCCGCAAGGCGTCCGGCGCCGGTGCCCCCGAGGCGGTGGCCTCATGA
- the galU gene encoding UTP--glucose-1-phosphate uridylyltransferase GalU: MTQSPTRITKAVIPAAGLGTRFLPATKATPKEMLPVVDKPAIQYVVEEAVAAGLSDVLMVTGRNKRPLEDHFDRNYELEEALSRKGDEARLAKVRESSDLAAMHYVRQGDPKGLGHAVLCAAPHVGEQPFAVLLGDDLIDARDPLLSRMVEIQEREGGSVIALMEVEPSQIHLYGCAAVEPTGHGDVVRITGLVEKPDPADAPSNLAIIGRYVLDPAVFAILRQTEPGRGGEIQLTDALQQLAADEKVGGPVHGVVFKGRRYDTGDRGDYLRAIVRLACEREDLGPDFKAWLRSYVTEEMQTP; encoded by the coding sequence ATGACTCAGTCGCCCACAAGGATCACCAAGGCTGTCATTCCGGCGGCAGGCCTCGGCACCCGGTTCCTGCCGGCCACCAAGGCCACGCCCAAGGAGATGCTGCCGGTCGTCGACAAGCCCGCGATCCAGTACGTGGTCGAGGAGGCGGTCGCCGCCGGTCTCTCCGACGTACTGATGGTCACGGGACGCAACAAGCGTCCCCTGGAGGACCACTTCGACCGCAACTACGAGCTGGAGGAGGCCCTCTCCCGCAAGGGCGACGAGGCCCGGCTCGCCAAGGTCCGGGAGTCCAGCGACCTCGCCGCCATGCACTATGTGCGCCAGGGCGACCCCAAGGGCCTGGGCCACGCCGTGCTGTGCGCCGCGCCCCACGTCGGTGAGCAGCCCTTCGCGGTGCTCCTCGGCGACGACCTCATCGACGCGCGCGACCCGCTGCTCTCCCGGATGGTGGAGATCCAGGAGCGCGAGGGCGGCAGTGTGATCGCCCTGATGGAGGTCGAGCCGTCCCAGATCCATCTGTACGGCTGCGCGGCCGTCGAGCCCACCGGCCACGGCGACGTCGTACGGATCACCGGCCTGGTGGAGAAGCCCGACCCTGCGGACGCGCCCAGCAACCTGGCCATCATCGGCCGGTACGTCCTGGACCCCGCGGTCTTCGCGATACTGCGCCAGACCGAGCCGGGCCGCGGCGGCGAGATCCAGCTCACCGACGCGCTCCAGCAGCTGGCCGCCGACGAGAAGGTCGGCGGTCCGGTGCACGGCGTGGTCTTCAAGGGCCGCCGCTATGACACCGGCGACCGCGGCGACTATCTGCGTGCCATTGTCAGACTCGCGTGCGAACGTGAAGACCTGGGCCCGGACTTCAAGGCCTGGCTTCGCAGTTACGTGACCGAGGAGATGCAGACACCTTGA
- a CDS encoding 5-formyltetrahydrofolate cyclo-ligase translates to MRGELLGARRLLTEDDVRRAAEALARRALGLPELAAAGTVAAYVSVGREPGTRALLDALRARGVRVLLPVLQSDNDLDWAEYEGADRLEPAGRGLLEPSGPRLGPDAVLGADTVLLPGLAVDARGMRLGRGGGSYDRVLARIAAAGHHPARVVLLYANEVVARVPEEPHDHPVHAVITPQGVTRFTA, encoded by the coding sequence TTGCGCGGGGAACTCCTGGGCGCCCGGCGCCTCCTGACGGAGGACGACGTCCGCCGGGCGGCCGAGGCGCTGGCCCGGCGGGCGCTCGGACTTCCCGAGCTCGCGGCGGCCGGCACCGTCGCCGCGTACGTCTCGGTGGGGCGCGAGCCGGGCACGCGAGCGCTCCTCGACGCGCTGCGCGCGCGGGGTGTCCGCGTCCTGCTGCCCGTACTGCAATCGGACAATGACCTGGACTGGGCGGAGTACGAGGGCGCAGACCGGCTCGAACCGGCCGGGCGGGGGCTCCTGGAGCCGTCGGGACCCCGCCTCGGCCCCGACGCCGTCCTCGGCGCCGACACCGTGCTGCTGCCCGGCCTCGCCGTCGACGCGCGCGGGATGCGCCTGGGCCGGGGCGGCGGCTCGTACGACCGGGTGCTCGCCCGGATCGCCGCGGCGGGCCACCACCCCGCGCGCGTAGTGCTCCTCTACGCGAACGAGGTGGTCGCCCGGGTCCCGGAGGAACCGCACGACCACCCCGTTCACGCGGTGATCACCCCGCAGGGCGTGACCCGCTTCACGGCCTGA
- the glp gene encoding gephyrin-like molybdotransferase Glp, whose translation MSNTIWSVDEHLEDVLAAVEPLEPIELQLPDAQGCVLVEDVTVPLALPPFDNSSMDGYAVRVADVAGASEEFPAVLTVIGDVAAGSGELPAVGPGEAARIMTGAPLPPGAEAVVPVEWTDGGTGGGAATGMRAASDAPEGASGEVRVHRPAEARAHVRARGSDVQAGDLALAAGTVLGPPQIGLLAAIGRGTVKVRPRPRVVVVSTGSELVQPGEKLAEGQIYDSNSFALAAAARDAGAIAYRVGAVTDDAETLRQTVEDQLIRADLLVTTGGVSVGAYDVVKEALSSVGDEDEPGSGIDFRKLAMQPGKPQGFGSIGPDHTPLLALPGNPVSSYVSFELFVRPAIRTLMGLPDVHRPRARAALRVDKALSSPAARRQFLRGTYDARESAVTPVGGSGSHLIAALAQADCLIVIPEDVTSVEPGSEVEVVLLG comes from the coding sequence TTGAGCAACACGATCTGGTCGGTCGACGAGCACCTGGAGGACGTCCTCGCCGCCGTGGAGCCGCTCGAACCCATCGAGCTGCAACTGCCCGACGCCCAGGGCTGCGTCCTGGTCGAGGACGTCACGGTGCCGCTCGCGCTGCCCCCCTTCGACAACAGCTCGATGGACGGGTACGCGGTGCGCGTCGCCGACGTGGCGGGCGCCAGCGAGGAGTTCCCCGCGGTACTGACCGTGATCGGCGACGTCGCCGCGGGCAGCGGCGAGCTCCCGGCCGTCGGCCCCGGCGAGGCCGCCCGGATCATGACCGGTGCCCCGCTGCCGCCCGGCGCCGAGGCCGTCGTCCCGGTCGAGTGGACCGACGGCGGTACGGGCGGGGGCGCGGCCACCGGGATGCGCGCCGCCAGCGACGCGCCCGAGGGCGCGAGCGGCGAGGTCCGGGTGCACCGGCCCGCCGAGGCCCGCGCCCACGTCCGCGCGCGCGGCAGCGACGTGCAGGCGGGCGACCTCGCCCTGGCGGCCGGGACGGTGCTCGGCCCGCCCCAGATCGGCCTGCTCGCGGCGATCGGCCGCGGCACTGTGAAGGTCCGCCCGCGCCCGCGCGTGGTCGTCGTGTCGACCGGCAGCGAACTAGTCCAGCCCGGCGAGAAGTTGGCCGAGGGCCAGATCTACGACTCCAACAGCTTCGCGCTCGCCGCCGCCGCGCGCGACGCGGGAGCGATCGCCTACCGGGTGGGCGCGGTCACCGACGACGCCGAGACGCTGCGCCAGACCGTCGAGGACCAGCTGATCCGCGCCGATCTGCTGGTGACCACCGGCGGCGTGAGCGTGGGGGCGTACGACGTCGTCAAGGAGGCGCTGTCCTCGGTGGGCGACGAGGACGAGCCGGGCAGCGGCATCGACTTCCGCAAGCTCGCCATGCAGCCCGGCAAGCCCCAGGGCTTCGGCTCGATCGGCCCCGACCACACCCCGCTGCTCGCCCTGCCGGGCAACCCGGTGTCGTCGTACGTCTCCTTCGAGCTGTTCGTACGCCCGGCGATCCGCACCCTGATGGGCCTGCCGGACGTGCACCGGCCACGCGCGCGTGCCGCGCTCCGCGTCGACAAGGCGCTCTCCTCCCCGGCGGCCCGGCGCCAGTTCCTGCGCGGGACCTACGACGCGCGGGAGTCGGCCGTCACGCCGGTCGGCGGCTCGGGATCGCATCTGATCGCCGCCCTCGCCCAGGCGGACTGCCTGATCGTCATCCCCGAGGACGTCACTTCGGTGGAGCCCGGCTCCGAAGTGGAGGTGGTCCTGCTCGGCTGA
- a CDS encoding exodeoxyribonuclease III — translation MLTVTTVNVNGLRAAAKKGFLEWLAGSDADVVCLQEVRAEPQQLTAEVREPEGWHVVHAPAAAKGRAGVSLYTRREPERVRVGFASAEFDGSGRYVEADLPGVTVASLYLPSGEAGTEKQDEKYRFMGEFLPYLKELRARAAADGREVVVCGDWNIAHREADLKNWRGNKKNAGFLPEEREWLSRVLDAADGGYVDVVRELHPEEEGPYSWWSYRGRAFDNDSGWRIDYQMATSGLAARAVKGYVERAASHEERWSDHAPVTVVYGP, via the coding sequence GTGCTCACTGTTACCACTGTGAATGTAAACGGGCTCCGCGCCGCCGCCAAGAAGGGTTTTCTGGAGTGGCTGGCCGGGTCCGACGCCGACGTCGTGTGTCTCCAGGAGGTACGGGCCGAGCCGCAGCAGCTCACCGCCGAGGTGCGTGAGCCCGAGGGGTGGCACGTCGTGCACGCGCCCGCCGCGGCCAAGGGTCGGGCCGGAGTCTCCCTCTACACGCGCCGCGAGCCCGAGCGGGTGCGGGTCGGGTTCGCCAGCGCGGAGTTCGACGGCAGCGGGCGGTACGTGGAGGCCGACCTGCCCGGCGTCACCGTCGCCAGCCTCTATCTGCCGTCCGGTGAGGCCGGGACCGAGAAGCAGGACGAGAAGTACCGGTTCATGGGGGAGTTCCTGCCGTATCTGAAGGAGCTCCGGGCCCGCGCGGCGGCCGACGGGCGCGAGGTCGTCGTCTGCGGCGACTGGAACATCGCCCACCGCGAGGCCGACCTCAAGAACTGGCGGGGCAACAAGAAGAACGCGGGCTTCCTGCCGGAGGAGCGCGAGTGGCTCTCCCGCGTCCTCGACGCCGCCGACGGCGGATACGTGGACGTGGTGCGCGAGTTGCACCCCGAGGAGGAGGGGCCGTACTCGTGGTGGTCGTACCGCGGGCGGGCCTTCGACAACGACTCGGGCTGGCGCATCGACTACCAGATGGCCACGTCGGGCCTCGCGGCGCGCGCGGTCAAGGGGTACGTGGAGCGGGCCGCCTCGCACGAGGAGCGGTGGAGCGACCACGCGCCGGTGACGGTGGTGTACGGGCCGTAG
- a CDS encoding molybdenum cofactor biosynthesis protein B produces MLAPYAALVVTASNRAAAGVYADRGGPILAEGLAGLGFAVDGPLVVPDGDPVEQALRAGAAAGYDVIVTTGGTGISPTDRTPDATRRVLDYEVPGIPEAIRAEGLAKVPTAALSRGLAGVAGGHTLIVNLPGSTGGVRDGLAVLERLLVHAVDQIRGGDHPRPVGSPS; encoded by the coding sequence CTGCTCGCCCCGTACGCCGCGCTCGTCGTCACGGCCTCCAACCGCGCGGCGGCCGGTGTGTACGCGGACCGGGGCGGCCCGATCCTCGCCGAGGGCCTGGCCGGGCTCGGCTTCGCCGTGGACGGGCCGCTGGTCGTGCCCGACGGCGACCCCGTGGAGCAGGCGCTGCGCGCGGGCGCGGCGGCCGGCTACGACGTCATCGTCACCACCGGCGGCACCGGCATCTCACCCACCGACCGCACCCCCGACGCCACCCGACGCGTCCTCGACTACGAGGTCCCCGGCATCCCGGAGGCGATCCGCGCCGAGGGCCTGGCGAAGGTCCCGACCGCCGCGCTCTCGCGGGGGCTCGCCGGGGTCGCGGGCGGGCACACGCTGATCGTCAACCTGCCGGGCTCCACCGGCGGCGTCCGTGACGGACTGGCCGTCCTGGAGCGGCTGCTGGTGCACGCCGTCGACCAGATCCGGGGCGGCGACCACCCCAGACCCGTGGGGAGCCCAAGCTGA
- a CDS encoding alpha/beta fold hydrolase has protein sequence MSRTSSPRRPAHVTSGPFAPPDPARTLTAVSADGARLHVEVHGPEGAPAVVLAHGWTCSTAFWAAQIRALAEDHRVVVYDQRGHGRTAASAVCSTDALADDLEAVLDATLAPGERAVLAGHSMGGMTLMAAARRAGLREHAAAVLLCSTGSSRLVAESLVVPLRPGRLRTRLTGAVLGSKAPLGPVTPVAKKILRYATMGPGAAPDRIEACARIVHGCGRSPRHSWSQVLAELDIDALVRELRVPTAVVAGTADRLTPPVHARRIAAALPVCVGLTELTGVGHMTPVEAPEVVTERIRELVRTYVTVEEDVA, from the coding sequence ATGAGCCGCACGAGCTCCCCGCGCCGCCCCGCGCACGTCACCTCGGGCCCCTTCGCCCCGCCCGACCCCGCCCGTACGCTCACCGCCGTCTCCGCCGACGGCGCCCGGCTGCACGTCGAGGTGCACGGGCCCGAGGGCGCCCCGGCCGTCGTCCTCGCACACGGCTGGACCTGCTCGACCGCCTTCTGGGCCGCGCAGATACGCGCCCTGGCCGAGGACCACCGGGTCGTCGTCTACGACCAGCGCGGCCACGGCCGTACGGCCGCGAGCGCCGTCTGCTCCACCGACGCGCTCGCCGACGACCTGGAGGCGGTGCTCGACGCGACGCTCGCGCCGGGCGAGCGGGCGGTGCTCGCCGGGCACTCCATGGGCGGGATGACGCTGATGGCCGCGGCCCGGCGCGCCGGGCTGCGGGAGCACGCGGCGGCGGTGCTGCTCTGCTCCACGGGCAGCTCACGGCTGGTCGCCGAGTCGCTGGTGGTGCCGCTGCGGCCGGGCCGGCTGCGCACCCGGCTGACCGGCGCCGTCCTCGGCTCGAAGGCCCCGCTCGGGCCGGTCACGCCGGTGGCCAAGAAGATCCTGCGGTACGCGACGATGGGCCCGGGGGCCGCGCCGGACCGGATCGAGGCGTGCGCCAGGATCGTGCACGGCTGCGGCCGCAGCCCCCGCCACTCCTGGTCGCAGGTGCTGGCCGAGCTCGACATCGACGCCCTGGTACGGGAGTTGAGGGTGCCCACCGCCGTGGTGGCGGGGACGGCCGACCGGCTCACCCCGCCGGTGCACGCCCGGCGGATCGCGGCCGCGCTGCCCGTCTGCGTGGGGCTCACCGAGCTCACCGGCGTCGGGCACATGACCCCGGTGGAGGCACCGGAGGTCGTCACGGAACGCATCCGTGAACTGGTTCGTACGTATGTGACGGTCGAGGAGGACGTGGCATGA
- a CDS encoding GNAT family N-acetyltransferase: protein MNVPSWPVELADGDVLLRPIKLRDQRVWREVNRRNREWLRPWEATIPPPAPGAPPAQRPTYRQMVRHLRAEANAGRMLPFVIEYQGHLVGQLTVAGITWGSMCSGHVGYWVDREVAGRGVMPTAVALATDHCFRTVGLHRMEVCIRPENGPSRRVVEKLGFREEGLRPRYLHIDGGWRDHLVYALTAEEVPEGLLYRWKQARRAHHEK, encoded by the coding sequence CTGAACGTCCCATCATGGCCGGTCGAGCTGGCGGACGGCGATGTGCTCCTCCGCCCCATAAAGCTGCGCGACCAGCGGGTCTGGCGCGAGGTGAACCGGCGCAACCGTGAGTGGCTGCGGCCCTGGGAGGCGACCATCCCGCCGCCCGCGCCCGGCGCCCCGCCCGCCCAGCGGCCCACCTACCGGCAGATGGTCCGGCATCTGCGCGCCGAGGCGAACGCGGGCCGGATGCTGCCCTTCGTCATCGAGTACCAGGGCCACCTGGTCGGCCAGCTCACGGTCGCCGGGATCACCTGGGGTTCGATGTGCTCGGGGCACGTCGGCTACTGGGTCGACCGCGAGGTGGCGGGCCGCGGCGTCATGCCGACGGCCGTCGCGCTCGCCACCGACCACTGCTTCCGTACGGTCGGACTGCACCGCATGGAGGTCTGCATTCGCCCCGAGAACGGGCCGAGCCGACGGGTCGTGGAGAAACTCGGATTCCGCGAGGAGGGGCTGCGCCCGCGCTATCTCCACATCGACGGCGGATGGCGGGACCATCTGGTGTACGCGCTGACGGCGGAAGAGGTGCCGGAGGGACTGCTGTACAGGTGGAAGCAGGCGCGCCGGGCGCACCACGAGAAATGA
- a CDS encoding GNAT family N-acetyltransferase, with product MNIRTRGYDHPDAVKLNDQVQLEYIERYTDEGDATPLDATMFAPPNGLYLIAYDEDGHPVATGGWRTQDKNDQGYSDGDAELKRMYVVPEARGLGLARRILALLEADALAAGRTRMVLETGDQQPEAIALYASSGYSPCGKFGHYRFHDNSICYAKPLTP from the coding sequence ATGAATATCCGTACGCGGGGGTACGACCACCCGGACGCCGTGAAGCTCAACGACCAGGTGCAGCTCGAATACATCGAGCGCTACACGGACGAGGGCGACGCCACTCCGCTCGACGCCACCATGTTCGCGCCCCCGAACGGGCTCTACCTGATCGCGTACGACGAGGACGGCCACCCGGTCGCCACCGGCGGCTGGCGCACCCAGGACAAGAACGACCAGGGCTACTCGGACGGCGACGCCGAGCTGAAGCGGATGTACGTCGTACCGGAAGCGCGCGGCCTGGGCCTGGCCCGCCGCATCCTCGCCCTCCTTGAGGCCGACGCCCTCGCCGCGGGCCGCACCCGCATGGTCCTGGAGACCGGCGACCAGCAGCCGGAGGCGATAGCCCTCTACGCCTCCAGCGGCTACTCCCCCTGCGGGAAGTTCGGCCACTACCGCTTCCACGACAACAGCATCTGCTACGCGAAGCCCCTGACGCCGTGA
- the glpR gene encoding gephyrin-like molybdotransferase receptor GlpR: MSSSGLIYAVIVGAWAAYLVPMWLRRQDELNEARPTERFSTAIRLLSGRSAMERRYARELRQRGSGEPVPDAEPDAPTESLADPGKGVDVRDFAVPRQHPTGAGAKRPGGREEPRPEEARPEDPHHQESDRQEPHHAESHHQDARSEERRGGGRRGEERPGGVRQADGLRRNGRSADAAERARRARRSAVLARRRRTTVILFLTFTLGAVVAAVGGLGFLWVPAVPAVLLSAYIVHLRARERRRFAFVMDRRRAEVAAQRLRERQPRRQPAAAVETEDEPEPHPAPEPEPVVSPQEADRRALVEQTDHAEWVDQQRERGPERGDSWEPVPVPLPTYVTAPVAPRATGSIDLGAPDTWSSARSSTADPTVPAPPAPRRRTSPSSRRTPLFDQYADDDRPRAANE; encoded by the coding sequence GTGAGCAGCAGCGGCCTCATTTACGCAGTCATCGTCGGGGCCTGGGCCGCCTACTTGGTGCCGATGTGGCTCCGCAGGCAGGACGAGCTCAACGAGGCCCGTCCGACGGAACGCTTCAGCACCGCCATCCGGCTGCTGTCCGGACGGTCGGCCATGGAGCGCCGGTACGCCAGGGAGCTGAGGCAGCGAGGTTCCGGCGAACCCGTCCCCGACGCCGAACCGGACGCGCCCACGGAGTCCCTCGCGGACCCCGGCAAGGGCGTCGACGTCCGGGACTTCGCCGTGCCCCGACAGCACCCGACGGGTGCCGGGGCGAAGCGGCCGGGCGGACGCGAGGAGCCGCGTCCGGAGGAGGCGCGCCCCGAGGACCCGCACCACCAGGAGTCTGACCGCCAGGAGCCGCACCACGCGGAGTCCCACCACCAGGATGCGCGTTCCGAGGAGCGCCGCGGTGGCGGGCGCCGTGGTGAGGAGCGACCCGGGGGCGTGCGGCAGGCCGACGGGCTCCGGCGCAACGGCCGTTCCGCGGACGCCGCCGAGCGTGCTCGGCGCGCCCGGCGCAGCGCGGTCCTGGCGCGCCGCCGCCGTACGACGGTGATCCTCTTCCTCACGTTCACGCTGGGCGCGGTCGTGGCGGCGGTGGGCGGCCTCGGCTTCCTGTGGGTGCCCGCGGTCCCGGCCGTACTGCTCAGCGCGTACATCGTGCATCTGCGGGCGCGGGAGCGGCGGCGGTTCGCGTTCGTCATGGACCGGCGCCGTGCCGAGGTGGCCGCGCAGCGGCTGCGTGAGCGCCAGCCGCGCCGCCAGCCGGCCGCCGCCGTGGAGACCGAGGACGAGCCGGAGCCGCATCCGGCTCCCGAGCCCGAGCCCGTCGTCTCCCCGCAGGAGGCCGACCGGCGCGCCCTGGTCGAGCAGACCGACCACGCCGAGTGGGTCGACCAGCAGCGCGAGCGCGGCCCCGAGCGCGGTGACAGCTGGGAGCCGGTCCCGGTGCCGCTTCCTACGTATGTGACGGCCCCGGTCGCCCCGCGCGCCACCGGCAGCATCGACCTGGGCGCCCCGGACACCTGGTCCTCGGCCCGCTCCTCCACCGCGGACCCGACGGTTCCGGCTCCTCCGGCGCCGCGTCGGCGCACCTCGCCGAGCAGCCGCCGGACGCCGCTCTTCGACCAGTACGCGGACGACGACCGCCCCCGCGCGGCCAACGAGTGA
- a CDS encoding SDR family oxidoreductase: MSRVSLEGQVAVVTGAARGVGELLARKLSARGAKVALVGLEPDELKRVAARLHCEAETWFADVTDHEAMARVAQEVKERFGKVDIVVANAGVASGGPFVDSDPDAWRRVIEVNLIGGAVTARAFLPVLMESRGYFLQIASLAAITPAPMMTAYCASKSGVEAFAHSLRAEVGYKGVRVGVGYLSWTDTDMVRGADQDDVMRELRQRLPWPSNRTYPLGPAVDRIVAGIERRSSHVYAQWWLRGMQSVRGYLPAVIGAVGQREMRRFEPRLASVGRGLVGAGGAADEQERTLRDLP, from the coding sequence ATGAGCAGGGTGAGCCTGGAGGGGCAGGTCGCGGTCGTCACGGGCGCGGCCCGGGGCGTCGGCGAGCTGCTGGCGCGCAAACTGTCGGCGCGCGGCGCGAAGGTGGCCCTGGTCGGCCTGGAGCCGGACGAGCTGAAGCGGGTGGCCGCGCGGCTGCACTGCGAGGCGGAGACGTGGTTCGCGGACGTCACCGACCACGAGGCGATGGCCCGGGTCGCGCAGGAGGTCAAGGAGCGGTTCGGCAAGGTCGACATCGTGGTCGCCAACGCGGGCGTCGCCTCGGGCGGGCCGTTCGTGGACTCCGACCCGGACGCGTGGCGGCGGGTCATCGAGGTGAACCTGATCGGCGGCGCGGTCACGGCGCGGGCCTTCCTGCCCGTACTGATGGAGAGCCGCGGCTACTTCCTCCAGATCGCCTCGCTCGCCGCGATCACCCCGGCGCCGATGATGACGGCGTACTGCGCGTCCAAGTCGGGCGTGGAGGCCTTCGCGCACAGCCTGCGCGCCGAGGTGGGCTACAAGGGCGTACGGGTCGGGGTCGGGTATCTGTCCTGGACCGACACGGACATGGTGCGCGGCGCGGACCAGGACGACGTGATGCGCGAGCTGCGCCAGCGGCTGCCGTGGCCGTCCAACCGCACGTATCCGCTGGGCCCGGCCGTCGACCGGATCGTGGCGGGCATCGAGCGCCGCTCCTCGCACGTGTACGCGCAGTGGTGGCTGCGGGGGATGCAGTCGGTGCGCGGCTATCTGCCCGCGGTCATCGGGGCCGTGGGCCAGCGCGAGATGCGGCGCTTCGAGCCCCGGCTCGCGAGTGTCGGGCGGGGGCTCGTGGGTGCGGGCGGGGCCGCCGACGAGCAGGAACGCACGCTCCGTGACCTTCCGTAA